The segment GACGTCCGCCGGATCCGCACCGAGCGCCTCGCGGACGACAACGCCCTGGTCACCATGGCGTACGCCCCGCTCGGCCCGTCGTTCACGCCGATCGAGGTGGTCGCCGGGGAATGGAAGGTGGCCGACGAGCTGGACCTGCCCGTGACCTTCCACGTGGCCGCCACCCCCGTCAACCCGCAGCCGATCTTCACCCTGCGCGACGCCGGCCTGCTCCGCGAGAAGATCCTCTACGTCCACGGCAACACCCTCGGCGACGACGAACTGAAGCTGATCGCCGACTCCGGCGCCGCCGCCTCGGCCGCGCCCGGCGCGGAGGCGATGCTGGGCAACAACTCCCCGGTCGCCGGCCGCCTCAAGCGCCTCGGTGTCACCACCGGCCTCGGCGTCGACGCCGTCACCTCCGCCCCCGGCGACATGTTCTCCCTGATGCGGGCCGCGCTGCTGGCCAGCCAGATCGTCGACAACCCCCGGATGACCTGCGGGGACGTCCTGAAGATGGCCACCCTGGGCGGCGCCGCCGCGCTCGGCCTGGCCGACCGCATCGGCTCGCTGCGCCCCGGCAAGCAGGCCGACGTCATCCTGCTCCGCCTGGACGACCTCAACTGCCTCACCGCAGAGCGCGACCCCATCGCGGCCGTCGTCACGGCGGCGCACCCCCACAACGTCGACACGGTCCTGGT is part of the Streptomyces sp. NBC_01262 genome and harbors:
- a CDS encoding amidohydrolase family protein; the protein is MPDTRILIRNGHVIDTEPEPFARRDTDVLIEDGRIVAVGSELSADGATVIDATDRIVLPGFVDTHRHVWQSALRGAAVDTDLGAYLGLLAQCGPKFGPQDVHTATLAGALECLDSGITTQLDYSHIAYSPEHADAAIDALHTAGLRAVYGYGTPVTGGGSLDDVRRIRTERLADDNALVTMAYAPLGPSFTPIEVVAGEWKVADELDLPVTFHVAATPVNPQPIFTLRDAGLLREKILYVHGNTLGDDELKLIADSGAAASAAPGAEAMLGNNSPVAGRLKRLGVTTGLGVDAVTSAPGDMFSLMRAALLASQIVDNPRMTCGDVLKMATLGGAAALGLADRIGSLRPGKQADVILLRLDDLNCLTAERDPIAAVVTAAHPHNVDTVLVAGQVVKTAGRLLHADFGQVIQDLRATAAAVSGL